From one Thermomicrobiales bacterium genomic stretch:
- a CDS encoding PspC domain-containing protein: protein MDENQPADLNVTPTPSKKRLHRSSSDKMLLGVCGGIGEHFDIDPTFLRLIFAVGVFLGGSTILLYAVLAIIMPSDHGLDLEPRDAAHETMDEAVTEIRSVTGKLGAKLKGLTGKLG, encoded by the coding sequence ATGGACGAGAATCAGCCTGCTGATCTCAACGTGACCCCAACGCCGTCGAAGAAACGGCTTCATCGCAGCTCGTCGGACAAGATGCTCCTCGGCGTCTGCGGCGGGATCGGCGAGCACTTCGACATCGATCCGACGTTCCTTCGGTTGATCTTCGCGGTCGGAGTCTTCCTCGGTGGCTCAACAATTCTGCTCTATGCCGTGCTGGCGATCATCATGCCATCCGATCATGGGTTGGACCTGGAGCCACGCGACGCGGCCCACGAAACGATGGACGAGGCAGTTACCGAGATTCGCTCGGTGACGGGAAAGCTGGGCGCGAAGCTAAAGGGGCTTACCGGCAAGCTCGGGTGA
- a CDS encoding Gfo/Idh/MocA family oxidoreductase, giving the protein MSLSEHVVTNAVVRRPVERETIRVGVIGAGFGASVHVPALRRVPGVTVAAICGAHAGRIRDVAAELEIPASFSDYRELFESGAIDAVTIATPPHLHHPVALAACEAGLHVLCEKPMARSVAEARDMLRMAREAGVCHAVAHQMRHDPARHRLKELLDDGFIGRLHSVSVMVYRSALADPTRRTSGWLTDAASAGGVLSAIGSHYIDALRWWFGDIHWVAGAVSTAIPERAISGREGLLPVDADDNTAFVVRFSNGALGSVHISYTSAVDIGEEIIATGSDGVLIIQDNGRLFGARRGERIQNLLPAYVPGSGDRSGPARHIRAFSILVGEWILAMRTGAEASPSFDDGAKVQEVLDAVSRSQQLSRWIDLSGNKWPV; this is encoded by the coding sequence GTGAGTCTGTCGGAACACGTCGTTACGAACGCCGTCGTGCGACGGCCGGTTGAGCGCGAGACGATTCGGGTCGGTGTCATTGGCGCAGGCTTTGGAGCGAGCGTCCATGTTCCTGCCTTGCGACGCGTGCCGGGGGTTACCGTCGCTGCAATTTGCGGCGCTCACGCCGGCCGGATCCGTGATGTCGCCGCGGAGCTGGAGATCCCTGCTTCATTTAGCGACTACCGTGAGCTGTTCGAATCCGGCGCCATCGACGCGGTGACGATCGCAACGCCGCCACACCTTCACCATCCAGTGGCGCTGGCCGCCTGCGAAGCTGGCCTCCATGTCCTTTGCGAGAAGCCGATGGCTCGTAGCGTCGCTGAGGCGCGCGACATGTTGCGGATGGCTCGCGAGGCCGGGGTCTGCCATGCCGTTGCCCATCAGATGCGCCACGATCCCGCGCGCCACCGGCTCAAAGAGCTGCTGGATGACGGATTCATCGGCCGGCTGCACTCGGTGTCCGTCATGGTCTACCGTTCGGCGCTCGCCGACCCGACCCGGCGCACATCCGGCTGGCTGACCGACGCTGCGAGCGCCGGGGGTGTCCTTTCGGCGATTGGCTCGCACTATATCGACGCGCTGCGCTGGTGGTTCGGCGATATCCACTGGGTGGCCGGCGCAGTGTCAACCGCCATCCCGGAACGCGCGATTAGTGGACGCGAGGGGTTGCTGCCGGTTGATGCCGACGACAACACGGCGTTTGTCGTGCGCTTCTCCAACGGAGCGCTCGGCTCTGTCCATATCTCCTATACCTCAGCGGTTGATATCGGCGAGGAGATCATCGCCACAGGGAGTGACGGTGTCCTGATCATCCAGGACAATGGCCGGCTCTTCGGCGCGCGCCGTGGCGAACGGATTCAGAACCTGCTGCCGGCCTATGTCCCCGGCTCCGGTGATCGATCCGGCCCGGCGCGTCATATCCGCGCGTTCTCTATCCTCGTTGGTGAGTGGATCCTGGCGATGCGCACGGGCGCGGAGGCGTCGCCTTCGTTCGACGACGGCGCGAAGGTGCAAGAGGTGCTGGACGCGGTGTCGCGCTCACAGCAGTTGAGCCGCTGGATCGACCTCAGCGGCAACAAGTGGCCCGTCTGA
- the purN gene encoding phosphoribosylglycinamide formyltransferase — MASERLQVAVLLSGTGRTLENLLDRRATGELDIDIPIVVSSRPSVRGIEIAQAAGIDTHVVTRKQCPTPSAMSARLRELLAPHGIGLIALAGYLSRLEILPEWEGRMINVHPSLLPLFGGHGQYGGRVHEAVLAAGVKVSGCTVHFVDAEYDAGPIILQRCVAVAEDDTPDTLGARVFAAEQVAYPEAIQMFQTGRLRIEGRRVRVIDAPI, encoded by the coding sequence GATTGCAGGTCGCGGTGCTGCTGTCCGGCACAGGCCGGACGCTGGAGAACCTGCTGGATCGTCGGGCAACGGGCGAGCTGGATATCGACATCCCGATCGTCGTCTCCAGCCGACCGTCGGTCCGCGGCATCGAGATCGCGCAAGCGGCTGGAATCGATACCCACGTCGTCACGCGCAAACAGTGCCCCACTCCGTCGGCGATGAGCGCGCGGCTGCGTGAGCTGCTCGCGCCGCACGGCATCGGACTGATCGCTCTGGCCGGCTATCTGTCGCGGCTTGAGATCCTCCCGGAATGGGAAGGGCGGATGATCAACGTCCACCCGTCGCTGTTGCCCCTGTTTGGTGGTCATGGCCAGTACGGTGGGCGGGTTCATGAGGCGGTGTTGGCGGCCGGGGTGAAAGTCTCTGGCTGCACGGTCCACTTCGTAGACGCGGAGTATGACGCCGGCCCGATCATCCTCCAACGGTGCGTGGCGGTAGCCGAGGACGACACGCCCGATACGCTCGGCGCGCGTGTCTTCGCCGCCGAACAGGTGGCGTACCCGGAGGCAATCCAGATGTTCCAGACCGGGCGATTGCGCATCGAGGGACGGCGTGTGCGCGTGATCGATGCGCCAATCTGA